From Levilactobacillus zymae, a single genomic window includes:
- the ytpR gene encoding YtpR family tRNA-binding protein, with translation MLIASYNPRELGDTLIVIVAQDTPEQAHTVRDGIARIYDPATEKTLGYNFLAATDILPNLTGQGQVALSASDVAVLNQALEKAGFAGELVAETSSRFVVGYVKTATPHPDSDHLLVTETVVDHEQTLQIVSGSPNMQADIKVVVAKVGAMMPNGLIIWPGELRGVPSNGMICSGRELGLANAPQRPGALILPDEYQVGDDFDFERGQSIFAAK, from the coding sequence ATGTTAATTGCTAGTTACAATCCCCGTGAGTTAGGGGATACCCTGATTGTCATCGTTGCCCAAGACACCCCAGAACAAGCCCATACGGTTCGCGACGGTATCGCCCGGATTTATGATCCGGCGACCGAAAAGACCCTGGGGTATAACTTCCTGGCGGCTACTGATATCTTACCGAACCTCACAGGGCAGGGCCAGGTGGCCTTGTCTGCTAGTGACGTTGCGGTGTTAAATCAGGCATTGGAAAAGGCCGGTTTCGCCGGTGAATTAGTGGCCGAAACCAGTTCGCGCTTCGTGGTGGGCTACGTTAAGACCGCCACGCCACATCCCGATTCTGATCACTTACTGGTGACCGAAACGGTGGTTGACCACGAGCAAACGTTACAGATTGTGAGTGGTTCTCCCAACATGCAGGCCGATATTAAAGTGGTCGTGGCCAAGGTGGGAGCGATGATGCCTAACGGGTTGATCATTTGGCCCGGAGAACTCCGGGGCGTTCCCAGCAATGGGATGATTTGTTCAGGACGGGAGTTAGGCTTAGCCAACGCGCCACAGCGTCCGGGAGCGTTAATCTTACCGGACGAGTATCAAGTAGGGGACGACTTTGACTTCGAACGGGGCCAAAGCATCTTTGCTGCCAAATAA
- a CDS encoding thioredoxin family protein — MEQLPKMSAADLQDVVKSGKTMLFFSATWCPDCTFIKPAMPAIEAEYPDFKFVAVDRDENIDLAAELNVFGIPSFIAYADGQEIGRLVNKDRKTKAEVETFINSLSTPAD; from the coding sequence ATGGAACAATTACCCAAGATGTCAGCGGCGGACCTACAAGATGTTGTGAAGTCCGGTAAGACCATGTTATTCTTCTCAGCCACTTGGTGCCCCGATTGCACGTTCATTAAGCCAGCGATGCCGGCGATTGAAGCCGAATATCCCGATTTTAAGTTTGTGGCGGTCGATCGTGATGAAAACATCGATTTAGCTGCCGAATTAAACGTCTTTGGGATTCCTAGTTTTATTGCCTACGCCGACGGACAAGAAATTGGTCGGTTGGTAAACAAGGATCGCAAGACCAAGGCGGAAGTGGAAACATTCATCAATTCCTTATCCACGCCTGCCGACTAA
- a CDS encoding DUF5776 domain-containing protein: MHWQALKRALLVGLGFGIGLLGSLGGRAAPTYTLSEVESPYILMVENGQERKQFYHQAFPEIVTKAQYQDDQFWIDLQAQQPEEVDVDNMRQSLEPYLTDPLEIPTGQTLYSFVYQLGVAQGDELPTSEEDMRQALPLDAYNVAWCVSRVAQYQAGTRTFAEIAADYQETLRPSLEEIVQYVALEGVSPELFLAMYDYMFSTEQAFNSLYVTQFYDLYVATYRFDTLSLKQRGELNPTATKKQWEQKMDQPMTTMLKPLGDGTYRLDGLALTIMAFALGEDVDPVPPVNELGQPITVRYQTETGETLAADQTLVGPVGASYQTTPKAFTGYWLSRTAGPATGRFTAQPQTVTYVYTPVTTGGSGDQGVAAKGEVILATKKIGLYRQATFTAKARQQWYQAKARVHQPMFVVTGYARSTQGRLRYQVKDVNHRSRTAGKRGYVTAKTGYVTPTYYHRLAKSITVINPAGINAYRHRNLTGKTAHYRQGQILRVRRVERHNLTTRFVLTNGRYVTANKKLVTSGRVSRPTRVQARGAVNRYADVNLTRRVQHYPAAARARFTVRGYDYSDPHDFTRGSRLRYRVAGSYVTANRQVVRPVK; this comes from the coding sequence ATGCATTGGCAAGCACTGAAACGAGCCTTATTAGTTGGTTTGGGGTTCGGTATCGGACTACTGGGGAGTTTAGGTGGGCGGGCAGCCCCGACCTACACGCTGAGTGAGGTCGAAAGCCCTTATATTTTAATGGTGGAGAATGGCCAGGAACGCAAACAGTTTTACCATCAAGCGTTTCCCGAAATTGTGACGAAAGCGCAGTATCAAGATGATCAATTCTGGATCGATTTGCAGGCTCAACAGCCGGAAGAAGTCGACGTGGACAACATGCGGCAGTCCCTAGAACCGTATCTGACGGATCCCCTTGAGATTCCGACAGGGCAGACCCTTTATAGCTTCGTTTACCAGCTGGGGGTGGCACAAGGGGATGAACTGCCGACTTCGGAGGAGGACATGCGCCAGGCGCTGCCCCTTGACGCCTATAACGTGGCGTGGTGCGTGAGTCGAGTTGCCCAGTACCAGGCGGGGACCCGGACGTTTGCGGAGATTGCGGCGGACTATCAGGAAACTTTACGACCGAGCCTGGAGGAAATCGTTCAGTATGTTGCGCTCGAAGGCGTCAGTCCCGAGCTCTTCTTGGCAATGTACGATTACATGTTTTCGACCGAACAGGCCTTCAATAGTCTGTACGTGACCCAATTCTACGACCTATACGTGGCGACCTACCGCTTTGACACCTTGTCATTAAAACAGCGTGGTGAACTCAACCCAACGGCGACTAAGAAACAGTGGGAACAGAAAATGGATCAGCCGATGACGACGATGCTCAAACCGCTGGGGGACGGCACTTACCGGTTAGATGGCCTGGCGTTGACCATTATGGCCTTTGCACTGGGGGAGGACGTTGACCCTGTGCCACCGGTGAATGAATTGGGGCAGCCCATTACCGTCCGGTATCAGACCGAAACCGGGGAAACGCTAGCGGCCGATCAAACGCTGGTTGGTCCGGTGGGGGCCAGTTACCAGACCACGCCTAAAGCCTTTACGGGGTACTGGCTGAGCCGCACGGCTGGTCCCGCAACGGGTCGGTTTACCGCACAACCCCAGACGGTCACCTACGTCTATACGCCCGTTACGACGGGGGGCTCAGGAGACCAGGGCGTCGCGGCTAAGGGGGAAGTGATCTTGGCCACGAAGAAGATTGGCCTGTACCGGCAGGCTACGTTTACGGCCAAGGCTCGCCAGCAGTGGTATCAAGCTAAGGCCCGGGTGCACCAACCCATGTTCGTGGTCACGGGATATGCCCGCTCGACGCAGGGGCGCTTACGCTATCAAGTTAAGGACGTGAATCACCGCAGTCGCACGGCCGGAAAACGGGGCTACGTGACGGCCAAGACGGGCTACGTGACGCCCACCTATTACCACCGACTCGCCAAATCGATTACGGTGATCAATCCCGCCGGAATTAACGCTTACCGGCACCGAAATCTGACGGGGAAAACGGCCCATTATCGTCAGGGACAGATCCTGCGTGTTCGCCGAGTGGAACGGCATAACCTGACGACCCGGTTTGTTTTAACAAACGGCCGGTATGTGACGGCCAATAAAAAGTTGGTGACCTCGGGGCGGGTGTCGCGGCCAACGCGGGTGCAGGCCAGAGGTGCCGTGAATCGGTACGCGGACGTGAATCTGACGCGGCGGGTTCAACATTACCCAGCGGCGGCGCGGGCGCGCTTTACGGTTCGGGGATATGATTACAGCGATCCGCATGACTTTACCCGGGGCAGTCGGTTACGCTACCGCGTTGCCGGTAGCTACGTGACGGCGAATCGCCAGGTGGTGCGTCCCGTGAAATAG
- a CDS encoding universal stress protein, which translates to MTQPYQRILVGVDGSRPSKRAAEKAIAVARRNHAELVIAAVMSGGRYVGLGTTEVGFGYVDQKVMDAARQEFNDIVDGYRQKAEAAGVKNVTTSVYYGHAKVDLARTLPQEFDIDLIMLGATGANVVERMMLGSTASYVVANAICDVLVVRTDEHNRAAKIKVSQLK; encoded by the coding sequence ATGACACAACCATACCAACGAATTCTCGTGGGGGTTGATGGATCGCGCCCGTCGAAACGGGCGGCTGAAAAGGCTATCGCGGTCGCGCGCCGTAACCATGCTGAGTTGGTCATTGCGGCAGTGATGAGCGGTGGTCGATACGTGGGTCTGGGGACCACCGAGGTCGGGTTTGGCTACGTCGACCAGAAGGTGATGGATGCGGCCCGGCAGGAGTTTAACGACATCGTCGACGGTTATCGGCAAAAGGCGGAGGCGGCGGGCGTTAAAAACGTGACGACGTCGGTCTATTACGGACACGCCAAGGTTGATCTGGCGCGGACCCTTCCACAGGAGTTTGACATTGATTTGATCATGTTGGGCGCAACGGGGGCCAACGTGGTGGAACGGATGATGTTGGGTTCGACGGCCAGTTACGTGGTAGCTAACGCCATTTGCGACGTTTTGGTGGTGCGGACCGATGAGCATAACCGCGCAGCTAAAATCAAGGTTAGCCAATTAAAATAA
- the pepV gene encoding dipeptidase PepV: MAIDWQKLAQQYRDAYLADLKTLVSIDSSRDDSQATTDYPLGPGPAQALIAFLDLAKRDGFTVKNLDNLVGYVEYGTGKDTLAILGHADVMPAGKGWSTDPFTLTAKDGNLYGRGTSDDKGPALAAYYGLKMLKDQGIDPKMKIRFIIGTDEESDWTGMNHYLDLEPAPTLGFSPDAEFPLINGEKGNVTFETHFGGTNEGAFTLQAFDSGLRMNMVPRDAEATVTVPDPAKLQASFDMFLAQTPVSGDLTLDGATAHLHLVGKAAHGMEPKNGINAGTYLATFLGQFEFGGDAANFLHLIANDLHDDSRAHRLGLNYTDDVMGDLTMNVGIMTFKAQEAGLVNTNFRYPTGTGAAQILSGLQRATAQMHVTVEQGREMVPHYVDPSDPIVATLMDVYRQQTGDTTAQPEVVGGGTYGRLMKRGVAFGALFPGTADTMHQADEFQPEADLLKAMAIYGQAIYELTK, translated from the coding sequence ATGGCAATTGATTGGCAAAAATTAGCACAACAATACCGCGACGCTTACCTTGCGGATCTTAAAACGTTGGTGAGCATCGATAGTTCCCGTGACGATTCACAGGCGACGACCGATTATCCGTTAGGCCCGGGGCCAGCCCAGGCGTTGATCGCCTTTTTAGACCTTGCCAAACGCGACGGCTTTACGGTCAAAAACTTAGATAACCTGGTGGGTTATGTCGAATACGGTACCGGAAAAGACACCCTGGCCATCCTGGGACATGCCGATGTGATGCCGGCGGGTAAGGGGTGGTCAACCGATCCCTTCACGTTAACGGCTAAAGACGGTAACCTTTATGGTCGGGGAACGTCCGACGATAAGGGACCGGCATTAGCGGCTTACTACGGGCTGAAGATGCTGAAGGACCAGGGGATTGACCCGAAGATGAAGATTCGGTTTATTATCGGTACCGACGAAGAAAGTGATTGGACGGGGATGAACCACTACCTGGACCTAGAACCGGCGCCAACGTTAGGCTTCTCACCGGACGCGGAATTCCCGTTGATTAACGGGGAAAAGGGAAACGTGACGTTTGAAACCCACTTCGGAGGCACCAATGAAGGGGCCTTTACCTTACAAGCCTTTGACTCCGGTTTACGGATGAACATGGTGCCCCGCGACGCCGAAGCCACGGTTACGGTACCGGATCCAGCCAAGTTACAAGCCAGCTTTGACATGTTCTTAGCCCAGACACCGGTGAGTGGTGATTTGACCCTGGACGGCGCTACGGCGCACCTGCACCTGGTAGGGAAGGCCGCTCACGGGATGGAACCTAAAAACGGGATTAATGCCGGGACCTATCTGGCGACCTTCCTGGGGCAGTTTGAATTTGGCGGCGATGCAGCTAACTTCCTGCACCTAATTGCTAACGACCTGCATGACGATTCACGGGCTCACCGGTTGGGCTTGAATTACACGGATGACGTCATGGGGGATTTGACCATGAACGTCGGCATCATGACCTTCAAAGCCCAAGAAGCGGGCTTGGTCAACACCAACTTCCGTTACCCAACCGGGACGGGGGCTGCCCAAATTCTTTCCGGGTTACAACGGGCGACCGCACAAATGCACGTGACGGTTGAACAGGGGCGCGAGATGGTGCCACACTATGTCGATCCGAGTGACCCGATCGTGGCAACGTTGATGGACGTCTACCGGCAACAGACGGGCGACACGACGGCCCAACCAGAAGTGGTAGGTGGTGGAACGTACGGCCGGCTGATGAAGCGTGGGGTGGCCTTCGGGGCATTATTCCCCGGCACGGCGGACACCATGCATCAAGCTGATGAGTTTCAACCGGAAGCCGACCTTTTGAAGGCCATGGCGATCTACGGCCAGGCCATCTATGAATTGACAAAGTAG
- a CDS encoding NAD(P)H-hydrate dehydratase yields MQTLTASILSQTIRQRPADSYKGTYGRIVLIGGNSNFGGAIIMASAAAVYAGAGLVTTLTDPSNQGSLHARLPEAMFADYHDNALLTSLVTGANVIVIGPGLGTDAPALATLQRVFALVTPQQTLVVDGSAITLVAEHQLTLPSVPLVLTPHQMEWQRISGIRIADQTETANRQAVDRLHATVVLKSHRTEIYTATATYENPLGTPAQATGGMGDTLAGMVGGFLAQFSDPTRAVLAAVYSHSAIAEELARTQYVVLPHQITEQLPAFMKAHEAH; encoded by the coding sequence ATGCAAACCCTGACCGCATCTATTTTATCGCAAACCATTCGGCAACGCCCGGCCGATAGTTACAAGGGAACCTACGGACGCATCGTCTTAATTGGTGGCAATTCTAACTTCGGTGGCGCCATCATCATGGCCAGTGCCGCCGCCGTGTATGCCGGTGCAGGATTGGTCACCACCCTCACCGATCCGAGTAACCAGGGGAGCTTGCACGCCCGGCTCCCCGAAGCCATGTTTGCCGACTATCACGACAACGCCCTGCTGACTTCACTGGTCACGGGGGCCAACGTCATCGTGATTGGCCCCGGGCTGGGGACGGATGCCCCGGCATTGGCCACCCTACAACGAGTCTTCGCCCTGGTGACGCCGCAACAAACCCTGGTGGTGGACGGTTCGGCCATCACCCTGGTAGCCGAACACCAGCTAACCCTTCCCAGCGTGCCACTGGTCTTAACGCCCCACCAGATGGAATGGCAACGGATCAGTGGGATTCGGATTGCGGATCAGACCGAGACGGCTAACCGCCAGGCCGTCGACCGCCTACACGCTACGGTGGTCCTCAAGTCACACCGTACCGAAATCTACACGGCAACCGCGACTTACGAAAATCCCCTCGGGACACCCGCCCAAGCCACCGGGGGCATGGGCGACACGCTGGCTGGAATGGTTGGCGGCTTTCTCGCCCAATTCAGCGATCCCACTCGTGCCGTGCTGGCGGCCGTCTACAGTCACAGTGCGATTGCCGAGGAACTGGCTCGCACCCAATACGTGGTCTTGCCTCACCAGATCACGGAGCAGCTTCCTGCATTTATGAAGGCTCACGAGGCCCACTAA
- a CDS encoding 16S rRNA pseudouridylate synthase → MNLERYLTEHHQGTRRQIVRLLRQERVTVNDAVVVTGHTPISVTDQVRVDGLTVTGRQPQYLIFNRPLGFQDDLTPTTPRSLGSLLNDFDRQWQLAALADLPKEATGLVLASDDGHFLTDLQRVTWASQLTAQLMGPVAPDLTALRAAATWQELTVTPDAVRQTTTIVGTTKGVAAAVIALNQLPGLIGPVVRTGVGPLLLPGDLPVGTYRGLLPTEIDALVAPLETTARQQN, encoded by the coding sequence ATGAATTTGGAGCGCTACTTAACCGAACATCATCAGGGAACTCGCCGGCAAATTGTCCGGCTGTTGCGTCAGGAACGGGTGACCGTTAACGATGCCGTGGTGGTTACGGGACATACGCCGATTAGCGTCACGGATCAAGTACGCGTTGACGGGCTCACCGTGACGGGGCGCCAGCCACAATACCTAATATTTAACCGACCCTTAGGCTTTCAAGACGACCTGACGCCGACCACGCCACGAAGCCTGGGTAGCTTATTGAACGACTTTGACCGGCAGTGGCAGTTGGCGGCCTTAGCGGATCTGCCGAAAGAGGCCACGGGACTGGTCTTGGCCAGTGATGATGGGCACTTTTTGACGGACCTGCAACGGGTAACGTGGGCCAGTCAACTGACCGCCCAACTTATGGGCCCCGTTGCGCCCGACCTGACAGCGCTGCGAGCGGCAGCAACCTGGCAGGAGCTTACCGTAACCCCGGATGCCGTCCGGCAAACCACCACTATCGTCGGGACGACTAAGGGAGTGGCCGCCGCGGTCATTGCCCTGAACCAGCTGCCAGGCTTGATTGGTCCGGTTGTGCGGACGGGAGTGGGGCCCCTCTTGCTTCCCGGCGACCTACCCGTTGGGACCTACCGGGGCCTACTACCCACGGAAATTGACGCGTTGGTGGCACCGCTGGAAACGACGGCGCGTCAGCAGAATTAG
- a CDS encoding polysaccharide biosynthesis protein: protein MATKSDNPGNQSVNAQEQMVAGSAWMTAGSIFSRILGAVYIIPWSIWFGTFFLQGNALYGKGYNIYSFFLIAAIAGVPSAIAKQVAHYNALNEYGVSVRLYQRGLVIALGTGVGIAALMFFGAPLFTGGDQNLIPVLHSLAWAILIIPTMSLTRGYFQGFQQMAPSAISQFVEQLARVIYMLVTAFLIMRVLKGNWVTAVAQSTLAAAVGALCGLLILGVYYWRRRGYFRSLVRNSNNQLVVPANQLYREIVTQAVPFIVLGAGITIFQLIDQYTFAPIMHWAGHYTEAYLNDLFALFGVNANKIIMITISLSSALAITVVPLLSEAYTRGHKREISSQLTNAFLMFEFVMIPSALGMSAVARPLNIVFYGHAQEALGASILAFSSYLSIILGLYTVVSALMQGISQNKRAVKYFAVGTVVKFVVQWPLVYFLGAFGPLVATGIGFLVTCYLIIHSLNYQFGINYATIAKRTNGILLSSIITFGLARAVVWGGTWLLGDSRIMSFVVVAVAAVVGGYFYVYTMLHNRLADDIMGPRVAGLRRRLHIR from the coding sequence ATGGCGACAAAGTCTGATAATCCGGGTAACCAGAGCGTGAACGCCCAGGAACAAATGGTGGCGGGTTCGGCGTGGATGACGGCAGGCAGTATTTTTTCACGAATCCTAGGTGCAGTATACATCATTCCCTGGAGTATCTGGTTTGGCACCTTTTTCTTACAAGGTAACGCCCTTTACGGGAAAGGGTATAACATTTACAGTTTCTTCTTAATCGCGGCGATCGCGGGGGTCCCCTCGGCGATTGCTAAGCAGGTCGCCCACTATAATGCTTTGAACGAATACGGTGTCAGTGTCCGCTTGTATCAACGGGGATTGGTGATCGCGTTAGGAACCGGCGTGGGGATTGCGGCGTTGATGTTCTTCGGAGCGCCGCTATTTACCGGGGGCGATCAGAACCTGATCCCGGTCCTTCATTCATTAGCCTGGGCGATTTTGATCATCCCGACCATGAGTCTGACCCGGGGGTACTTCCAGGGATTCCAGCAGATGGCGCCCTCGGCTATTTCCCAGTTCGTCGAACAATTGGCCCGGGTGATCTATATGCTGGTCACGGCCTTTCTGATCATGCGGGTGCTCAAGGGAAACTGGGTTACGGCCGTGGCCCAATCGACTCTAGCGGCGGCCGTGGGGGCGTTGTGTGGGCTATTGATCTTAGGGGTCTACTACTGGCGGCGCCGGGGCTATTTCCGTTCCCTGGTCCGGAACAGTAACAACCAGTTGGTCGTGCCGGCTAACCAGTTGTACCGCGAAATTGTGACCCAGGCGGTGCCGTTTATCGTACTGGGGGCGGGGATCACCATCTTCCAGCTGATTGACCAGTACACCTTTGCGCCGATTATGCATTGGGCGGGGCACTACACCGAGGCCTACTTAAACGACCTGTTCGCGTTATTTGGGGTGAACGCCAACAAAATTATTATGATTACGATTTCGCTGTCCTCAGCGTTGGCCATTACGGTGGTGCCGTTGCTGTCCGAGGCCTATACGCGGGGCCATAAACGCGAAATCTCTAGTCAACTGACCAACGCCTTTTTGATGTTCGAGTTCGTGATGATTCCCAGTGCCTTGGGGATGTCGGCGGTTGCCCGGCCGTTAAACATCGTCTTTTACGGTCACGCCCAAGAAGCCTTGGGCGCGTCGATTCTAGCGTTCTCATCGTATCTGTCCATCATTTTGGGCCTGTACACGGTGGTGTCGGCTTTAATGCAGGGAATTTCGCAGAATAAACGGGCGGTGAAGTACTTTGCGGTGGGGACCGTCGTTAAATTCGTGGTTCAGTGGCCGCTGGTGTACTTTCTGGGTGCGTTCGGCCCGTTGGTGGCAACCGGTATCGGTTTTCTGGTGACCTGTTATCTGATCATCCATTCACTCAATTATCAGTTTGGGATTAACTACGCCACGATTGCCAAACGGACTAACGGGATTTTGCTGTCTTCAATCATTACCTTTGGTTTGGCCAGAGCGGTGGTTTGGGGCGGCACCTGGCTGTTAGGCGATAGCCGGATCATGAGTTTCGTCGTGGTCGCCGTAGCGGCCGTGGTAGGCGGCTACTTCTACGTCTATACCATGTTGCACAATCGGTTGGCCGACGACATCATGGGTCCCCGGGTCGCCGGATTACGCCGCCGGTTGCACATTCGTTAG